From the Selenomonas sp. oral taxon 920 genome, the window CGGTGTCCCCTTGTAGAGCCCGTGCACCGTCCCGATCGAAACAGCGAGCGCATCCACCTCTGTCGCCGCGACGAACTCCCGCGCCGCCGCAGGGTCGGTATACTGCTCCACATCCTCCGTGCGCCCCTCGTGCGAGTCTGCGCCCACTGCGAGACTGCCGAGCTCCGCCTCCACGGAGACGCCGCACGCGTGTGCGACATGACAGACCGCATGCGTATTTGCGACATTCTCCGCAAACGGGAGCATCGAGCCGTCGTACATAACCGAGCCGAAACCCGCCTGGATCGCGCGATAGATAATATCCATGTCGCTGCAGTGATCGAGATGCAGGCAGACGGGCACGCGCACCTCCCGTGCGAGTGAAGCCACGATCGCGTGCGCCGTCTCAAGCGACATATTCTTGAGATACGCCGCCCCGAACGCCGCGATCACGGGCTTTCCCGTCTCCTCACCCGCCGCGATGCAGCCGCGGAACGTCTCATAGCTGTAGCAGTTAAAGGAGCCGACAGCATAGTGCTTTTCATAGGCGGGCGCAAGAATTTCCTTTAGATTTACCAGCATTCCAATACGACTCCTTTTCTCTGCGCAATCCTACACAAAATCACTTTTCAGCAGAAACTCCCTGTGCCGGAACCGTCTGCAGGAACTCTGCAAACGCCGCTTTCCACCACTTTGCCCGAGCAGTCGTACCGTGCCCCACGGTCTCTTCACTTTCCGGGATAAGGTAGAGCGATGCGTGCTGGATGCGCGGCAGTTCCCGCTCCATCACGCCGAGCGAGGGCGGATTCCGCTCATCGTCTGCGGAGTTGATTGCAAGGACGTATGCACGGATATTTTCGAGCTCTTTCGGATTGTAGTCTTTCGACGACTCCCACTGATACAGGAAGTCGTTCGTATCCATGGTAAACGGAGCACTCAGCCGCTTTGCAATGACTTCATCCGCTGCATCGCTGGTCGGTGCCAGCTTCTGCAGTGCCATGCTTCCGCCATTCGTCCCGAGCCCGTAGAACACGGAAGTAAACTGCGTAATCGCGGGCTGCTCCGTGTAGTTCCCGTCCTGCCACGCAGGATCTCTGCGGATGCTCTCGCTGATGAACTTGCGCATCATCCAGTTGCGCCCTGACATCTCGATCGGCATCGACGCCATCGGTACGAGAGCATCCATGAACTCCGGATAGTGAATGCCCCAGAGCCACGTCTGCATGCCACCCATTGAGTTGCCGATGATGACGCGCAGGTGCTTTACGCCAAGCCCTTCTGTCACGAGTCGATACTGCGCAGACACCATATCATCATAGTTGTAGCGCGGAAAACGTGCCCGCAGGCCGTCGGACGGCTTGCTCGACGCGCCTGTCCCGATTGCATCGGGCAGGATGATGTAGTAGTTGCGTGCATCCAGCGGCTGTCCGTCGAGGAACAGTTCCCCGCCGAAATCCTTGCCGAGCATCCTTGCTCCCGAGCCCGTCGTCCCATGCAGGATGAGCACAGCCTCATTCTTCGGATCACCGAGCGTCGTGTAGCCGATGTGGAGCTTGGGGAAGACCTCACCCGTGTGGAACGTGAAGTCCTTCGCCGTCCACACATCCGTTTTCTGCATGTAGTATTCCACCTCTGCCGCAAGCACAGTCGACGCACTCAGCAGGAATACTGACACGAGTAAAAATATTTTCCGTACAAGTGACCTCATCCGAATACCTCCTTACTCGTAAATGATCTTTCCTCAGAGCAGCCCTGGCAGCGAGGTGGTGAACATGCTGAGAATCAGAACGACGATGAGAGCCGTCACGCCGGAGATCGTTCCGCCCACCGTCCACACACGCATGGTACCCGGCACGTCGAACTTGCCGAAACGGTTGACGACCCAGAACCCGGAGTCGTTCGGCAGCGAGAGACCGATGCCGCCCGCGCAGATTGCGAGTGCAGCAAGCAGCGGCGACACTCCTTCGAGCCCGGTGACCACCGGAGCGAAAATCGCTGCCGTCGTCACAAGTGCGACCGTGGTTGAGCCCTGTGCGGCGCGGAGCACCTGACTGATGATGAACGCCGCGACGAGAATCAGCGCTCCCGTGCCGTCCGTCAGCCCCGTCATGCCCTCGACAAGCTGCTTGCCGATGCCCGTCTCGTTGATGATCTTGCCGAACGCGCCGCCCGCACCCGTAATCGCGAGAATGATGCCGGACTGTGTACACGCCTCGTTGACGAGATCATTGAACGAGTCCGTCAGGTAGTCGCGCAGGCAGAAGAATCCCATAAAGAGTCCGAGAAGCAGCGCAATGTTCTTGTCGCCGATAAAGGTAAAGAACATATGCGCAGCCGTCCCTTTCTCGAGGAACATCCCTGCCACCGTGCCCGTCAGAATGATGACGATTGGGAAGAAAATCAGGAAGATGCCAAGCTCACCGGACGGCAGCTTCTTTGTCTCGACGGACTTCTCGCGCTCCTCCTCCTCGCTCAGTTCATCGTCAAACGCATTTGCAAAATCGTTCTTGTATTCCTCACGCGTCCCGAGATATTTTCCATAGATCACGCCGCCGACCAGAACACCCGCAAGACTGGCGATGATCGCATAGAACAGGAACCATCCGATGTTAACGCCCATCGTTGCCGCCACAGCAATCGGGCCGGGCGTCGGAATGACCATCGCGTGCGTCGTGATCAGGCCGACCGCGAGCGCCGTGACGAGTGTCGCGAACGGGACACGCCCCTGCCGCGACAGCGTCTTGACGAGGTTGACGAGGATGACGAACGCCGCATCGAAAAACACGGGGATCGACACGATGTAACCCGTGAGCGCGATCGCCATCGGCGTGTTCTGCGTCCCCGTCACGCGCAGCAGCAGCGCTGCGATCTGGCTCGTGCAGCCCGACACGTGGAGCAGTGTACCGAGCGCAACGCCGAGTACGATGATGATGCCAATGCCCTGCATCGTCCCGCCGAAGCCCGCCGCCATCGCCGCCGCTGTCTTATCGAGCGGCATTCCCGCGAGGATGCCCATGAGCAGACCGCCGAGCAGCAGCGCGAGGAACGGATGCAGCTTGAATTTGATGATGGATACCAGCACGAAAACCAGTGCCGCAAAGAAGATTGCCAAGAGTACACCAAGCATAATTTCGCCTCCTTTATATGAGCCTCCCCCACTGTGCAGGAGAGGCTCTCTTATCCCCTGATATGTCCCGTCTCAGTCCTCGATTTCCGCGATGCAGACCACCTGACTGGAGTCAAGACCTACGATGCGAAGCGGCGCGTTGAAGAATCGCTTGATCTTCTTCCCCTTCGGCACCTCGGACAGGTGCATATCCTCGATTGCCGTGCAGAACTTCCCGGTGTGGTACCCGAGCAGATGCTGATGGCAGTGTACGGGCGACTCACTCTCCGGCACCTTGGTCGACGGGGAGCCGACCGCGAGGAAGTCCATCCCGATCACGCGCAGATTCGGGAACGTCTCCGTCAGGTAGTCCCCGGCGCTCGGCGCGATATAGGAGCCCTCGTGCTGATACACCGTCGGCTCCTCCGTCCGATACCGTTCGAGTCCGGTGCGAATCAGCGCGGCAGAAACGTGCCTGAGGACATCGGCAAACGGCTCCAAATCCTCCTTCGTGACACCCTCTGCAAGTCCCTTTGGAATGTCGAGCACAGCCACCTCCTCATGACAGAAGTAGTCGATGTCCAGCTGATTGATGCTCAGCCCGTCCTTGACAAAGTGGCGCGGCGCATCCATATGCGTACCGCAGTGATTTGGCAGCTCCGTGATGAAGCTCGCAAACGGCGTCTTCTCACAGACATCGGTGCACTGCTTCGTCTTCACGACAGGCTCGCCCGGCCATGCGAGATCCTTCGGATCGAGCGGATGAGAGAGAAACATAAACATAGGGGTGCCTCCTTTTCATATCTGACCAAAGAAACGTATCGTCCTTACATCTGCCATCGAAACAGCACATTATAGAGAATCCCGGCAGCTGCGCCGCCGAGCATGGGGCCGACGACGGGAACTGAAGTGGTAAACTAAAACTGGACACAGAGGGGGTAGAAAATGGACACTGTTTGCAGTATCCTGTACACAGGATGACAGGCAGCGGACAGCCTATCTCCCGATGCAGACAGGAGGTTGCCACGTGAAGTACACCAAGGAGCAACGTTTGGACATAGGCCGTCGGATCTACGACGGCGAGCTTACGAGATATGAAGCAGCAGAAGAATATGGGATCAGCGAGCAGACCGCACGGGATTACATGCGCCACTACCGGGATGCCAACCAGCTCCCGCCGAAAAGGGGTGTGCGCAGCTGCTTGGGTCTTGCCAAGACCAAATCCATACCAGTTCCCACCGGCCTGGAAGATCTCCAGTCCATGACGAAAGAAGAACTCATCGACGCCCTCGTTATGGCAAGGATCACAGAGGCACGCTTAAAAAAAGGTTATCTGGTGGAAGGAGTTGGTGCGGAAAAGACGTTCATTCCTATCGGCAGGAAGAATACCAAGTAGTCATGGAGCTTTCCGGACAGTTCCCCATCCGGCTGCTCTGTACAAAGACCGGAATCCCACGCAGCAGCTTCTACAACTGGAAGAAGAGCGTGGAACATCCACCCGAACAGAAGAAACGGCTTGTGCAGAGCATCGGATTGTTTCAGGAATACCATGGGCGCTTTCCCTCCCATGGCTACCGCTGGCTGAATGCCAAGATCCGATTGGACAAAGGAATCGTATTTTCCGATCCCTATGCCCATAAATGCTGTAAGATCGCAGGGATCAAGAGCCTTTGCAAACATTACAGCTACAAGAAGGAGGGCGATCCGTCCAGAACCTATCCGAACTTGTTGCTTGCAGGAATCAACATCACCGGCCCCATGGAATGTGTGGTGAGTGATATGACCGCTTTTTATGTGGAGCGCACATACTACGAGCTCACACTATATATGGATTTGTGGAATGACGAGCTCATTGCCCACGCGCTCTCATCCAAGCGCGGCGATCGCATGACCTACCTCGACGGCTTGCAGGACGTGCTTGCGTTCAAGAAGCAGTATCCGAATCAGAAGCTCATCCTGCACAGCGATCAAGGCTCTGTTTACGCATCCAAGAGCTACAACGAACTCCTGCCCATGTACAACATTGTCAGGTCAATGTCCAGAGCCGGCACACCGACAGACAATGCCGCGATGGAGGCGATTAATGGTTGGATCAAGGCCGAACTCTTTACAGATTTCCATATTACTTCGCCGGAGAATGTCCCCGCTCAGGTATCCGACTACATTCGCTTCTTCAACGCGGAGCGCCCTGCATATGCCCTTGGATACCTTACGCCGAAGCAGTATCGGGAGCAGTTCGCGCCAAAGCACGAAGGTGCGGCTCCTTGATACGTGTCCTTTGAATGGAGGTCATGGATATTCTGTGTATCACATCTTCGATGAATATGTACAGTATCTCAATTCTAATGACTAATTTTTAGGTTTTTGTGTCCAGTTTTTGTTGACTAGTGCAGAACCCACGCATAACTCCAATCCGAATTACCCTTTCCGCGAATGGGCAGCATCGCGTGCACAATGCGGGGGGCAAGGTCGCGCGCGGGATTGATCGCGTATCCCGTGAGCCCGGCGAACGCCATGACGCCGCCCGCCACGCCGGCAAACACGAAGAACAGCGCCACGCCTCCCGCGGGCTGCAGATGCGAGAGCGACAGGATGATGAACATCAGACTGAACGTCGCAGTCGCCTCGGCGAGACAGTTGCGCAGCGGATTCCGAATCGATGGTGCCGTGGCAAACACGCCGAGCTTCGCCCCCGCCTCGGGTTCCTCATCGAGGTGATCCTTCCAGACGAACCAGACAATGACCGCGCCCACATAGGCGCCTAGGAATTGCGCGATGAAGTAGCCGGGCACCATCTCGAGCGGGAAATCCCCGCCGATCAGGAAGCCGATCGTCACCGCAGGATTGACATGCGCACCCGTGAGCGGAGCAAAGATTGCCGCTACCGCGACCATCCCGAGCCCCCAGCCGCACGCCGCCATCAGTCCGCCCGCGCCATACATCCCCGACTTCTTCAGCGAAATATTGGCAATCGTTCCAAGTCCCAATATCATGAAAAAGGCGGTTCCTACAAACTCGCCAAGATACTGCTGAAAGTGTTCCACAGTAAGCCCTCCTTATACAAGCTTAACATACAGAGCTTTTGCCTAGGGAACCACTGATAAAATGAAGTCTGTCAGATTGGCGTAGATTTTTTCGTCCGATTGAGGAGGCAAACCGGACGCAGAGTGGTGCTCTGTGGAGGATTTGCCAACGAAAAGCGGGCAAAAAAGATGCGCCAAGATGATGGTGCTGAATTTATCAGTGGTTCCCTAGCATTGCGGTCACATCGCGCAGCGTCGTTGCCGCGCCGACGTTGCCCGGGAAGATGATGTAGCTCATGCCCGGGAATTTGCTCTCTGCGCCTGTCTGCCACACGGGGATGCCGGGCGCGACCTGTCCGAGGACGAGTGCGCGGCGGACGGAGAGCCCCTTCGTACCGACATCGCTCGAGGTGATGCCGCCCTTGGCGATGAGGAACGCGGGCTGAACGCTGAGACGACGCACAATGCTCGTGATCGCGTCCGAGATCTGCACGGAGACACGCAGTGACTCCTCCTCGGAGCCCGCATCGAAGCGCTTGCGGCCCGTATAGACCGCGACCGTCACGCCGCTGCGGATGGCATTCTCCGCCTCCGCAATGACGCGCCGCAGCTCCTCGGCGAGCTTTGGCGGGTCGAGCACGAACATGTGGTTGAACTCGATGAACTTCACCGCGCTCAGTTCCCGCAGCTTCTCGAACTGCTCCGTCGTCTTCTTCACATGCGAGCCGATGATGATGAGCCCGCCGTTCGTGTTGCCCTTTACAACGAGCTCATCGCGCCCGAGGAGCGGTTTATCCGCAACGCCGCCGATGACCTTTGTCCACGCCGCTGCCGTGCGGAACAGGAAATTCTTGCCCGCCTTCATCGCGCGCATCATCGCGATCGCAAACACCTTCACATCCACATAATCCACGGCGTTCACAACGACCTTGCGGAAATCCCGCACCGCCGTCAGCTGCGCCGTGATCTCGTCTACGCGCACGGCACGCAGGTCGTCGAGCGAGATGCTGACCACATCCGCCGCACGGAACGCGCCCTTCGTCTTCTCCTCGATGTACGCCTTCATGTTCGACGCCGTGTAGCCGAACGTCTTGTCCCGTGCGAACTCCGTCTCACCCGCCGGTGTCAGATCGGCGCCCTCCTGCACATAGTGCACGTCGCCGATCGTAAACCGCCCGCCCTCCTTGAAGAACGGCATGAGCACCTCGCCGTCGATGCGCTCGCCCGACTCCTCAAGGGCGTGAGCAAGCGTCTCCGTCTCAAGCGGATAGTGCCCGCGCAGCGTCGAGTCGCTGCGGCTGATGAGCATGAACTGCTTGCCCGTCCGCTTTGACTCCGCCGCCACGCGCGCCGCGATCGTGCGGTGCTCCGCCTCCGTCTCGGCCGCCTGGAACGCGCGTGAGTTCGTGAGGATGAAGAACATCGCGTTTCCCTCGGCAAAGCCCTCTGCGATACTCTCAGGCGACCAGTCCGTGTAGACATGGATGCCGTTCACTGTCTGCACGCCCGTCGGATCATCGTCGAGCACGATGATCTTGCGGTCAAAGCCCCTGCGTTCCTCGTTGAGCGCGGCGTCGACCTTCGCCTCGTCAACTGCGGGAATTTTTGCAAACAGTTCGTCCTTCGATACCTTCATAGCTGCTCTCCTCACACCTCGTTGGATTTGACGACGACGCCGGAGATATTCTCATAGAACTGAACGATGCCGCTGTGATCATCCATCAGATGTCCCGTCGCCTTCAGGCTGTGCATGATCTGCTGCAGGACACCTGTGAGGATGAGCGGCAGCTCCATGCCCTTCGCCGTATCCATGACGTTCGTGATGTCCTTGAGGTTGATCGCGATCGGGCCGCCCGGCTTAAAGTTGCGGGAGTACATCATCGGCGCCTTTGCATCGAGCACCGTGCTGCCCGCGAGGCCGCCGCGGATCGCCTCGTAGACCTTCTTCGGGTCGGCGCCCGCCTTCGTCGCGAGGATCAGCGCCTCCGACACCGCCGCGATGTTGAGATTCACGATGACCTGATTCGCCAGCTTCGTCACCGAGCCGCTGCCGCTGGGGCCGACGAGCGTGATCGTCTTGCCCATCGCCGCAAAGACGGGACGCGCCTCTTGGAGCACCGCCGCGTCGCCGCCGACCATGATCGCGAGCGAGCCGTCCACGGCGCCCGGCTCACCGCCGCTGACCGGCGCATCGAGGAACGAACAGCCGTGTTCCGCCGCCATCGCCGCAAACTCCTTCGATTCGACCGGCGTCACCGAACTCATGTCCGCGATGATCGTGCCCTTCGCCGCGCCCGCAAACACACCGTCCGCGCCGCTGAGGATCGTGCGCACGATCGGGCCGCTCGGCACCATCGTGATCACCATGTCCGCGCCCGTCGCCGCCTCCTTTGCCGACGATGCCGCCTTCGCGCCCTCCGCCGCCATCGCCTGCACCGCGTCCGTCGCCACGTCAAAGGCAGTGACCGCAAAGCCCGCCTTCAGCAAATTGCGCACCATGGGTTTCCCCATAATACCGAGTCCGATAAATCCGACATTTTTCATGGCTGATTCCTCCCGTTCAATAACGAACCCACCCAGCAGTATGTAGCATACTACTTAATTTATAAAAGAATCGGGCACTGCCCGAACTCCTGATTGAACCGCACACGACCGCTTGCGTAACGAGGCGTTTGCGGGTGCATCGTATCGGCATACCTTACTGTGTTACTCCAAACACGCGCGCCGTTGCCCGCATATGTACCATGAACGTACGCATTGCATCCGCCTCATCGCGCCGCCCGACCGCGGAGAGAATCGCCGCGTGCTCCTCCCACGCCTGTGCGTGCCGACGTGTGTGGTGCAGCGACGTAAACACCGCCTGCTCCAGCTTTGTCCGCATCTGTTCATGAATGCGGATGAGGTAGCTGTTCTCCGTCGCCGAGACCAGCAGCGTGTGAAACTCCGTATCCAGCCGCATGAACTCGTAATGCATATGATCGTCCGCAATGTATGTACGGCTTCTCTCCTGCACTGCGCCCAGCAGCGCGAGTGTTCGCTGCCGCACGGACTCGGGTGCCTCTGCCGTCAGCCAGCGGATACTATAGCCCTCAACAGCGATGCGCGCCGCAACAATCTCACGCAGATCATCCTCGGACACGGGGCGCACCGTCCAGCCGCGGTTTGCACGCACCTCAAGCATCCCTTCGTGCATCAGCTGCATCACCGCCTCACGCACGGGGGTACGCGACACATTCAGCTGGTCTGCGAGCTGCTGCTCAGAGTAGATCTCCCCCGTCCGCAGCTCGCCTTTGATGAGTGCAGCCTTCAGATACTGATACACCTGATCCTTGTAGGATACTTTTTTCAGCACGTTTGCCATCCTCCAGTTGTATGTAGTATACTAGTCAGACTAAAAAAATACAATCAGGACAAAAGTAGGAAAATTCAGCAGAGCAAAAAGAGCGCCGCAAAGGCGCCCTGTTATTCCTCCGTCCTCCCATCCCGATACCGCCGCGGCGGCCGTGGGTGATAGAGGCTCCAGTTCCAGTGAATCGCGGCGAAGCGGATCACGAGCACGAGCGCGAACGCGAGCCATGAGTCCGCCTCCACACCGAGTGTAAAGCGCAGCGTACAGAACACGAACGCACCGACGAGCGATGCCGCCGCATAGACCTCGGCATAGAGCACGACAGGCATCCGCTGCGCGAGCACATCACGGATCATACCCCCCCCGACTGCCGTCGTCGCCGCGAGCAGGATCGGCAGGACGTAGCTGTCCTCCCCGCCAAACCGCACCCCCGTGAGCGCGCCTGTGATCGTAAAGGCGGCAAGCCCGATCGTATCCGAGATGTTGAACATCGTGAGCAGACGCTGCCGCCGCATCCGATGGAGCGCCGTCCACTGATAGAGGAAGGAGGTCGCGAGCGCCACGCCCACCGAGAGCAGGAAATTGGTCGTATCGCGCAGTGCCATCGGCGGCGTCAGTCCCACGAGGAGGTCACGCACCATACCGCCGCCCACCGCCGTCGCGAGCGCAAGCACCGAAATGCCGAAGATATCCATGCGCCGCGACAGACCCACAAGCGCTCCCGATACGGCAAAGGCGAGCGTCCCGAT encodes:
- a CDS encoding class II fructose-bisphosphate aldolase is translated as MLVNLKEILAPAYEKHYAVGSFNCYSYETFRGCIAAGEETGKPVIAAFGAAYLKNMSLETAHAIVASLAREVRVPVCLHLDHCSDMDIIYRAIQAGFGSVMYDGSMLPFAENVANTHAVCHVAHACGVSVEAELGSLAVGADSHEGRTEDVEQYTDPAAAREFVAATEVDALAVSIGTVHGLYKGTPHIRTDILADIHRAVDVPLVLHGGSGTPEEDLRACIARGIAKINVNTEISSAVVAQTADLLTREKPHYSVLSLRQVDYVKAAVKKYIGMFG
- a CDS encoding alpha/beta fold hydrolase — translated: MRSLVRKIFLLVSVFLLSASTVLAAEVEYYMQKTDVWTAKDFTFHTGEVFPKLHIGYTTLGDPKNEAVLILHGTTGSGARMLGKDFGGELFLDGQPLDARNYYIILPDAIGTGASSKPSDGLRARFPRYNYDDMVSAQYRLVTEGLGVKHLRVIIGNSMGGMQTWLWGIHYPEFMDALVPMASMPIEMSGRNWMMRKFISESIRRDPAWQDGNYTEQPAITQFTSVFYGLGTNGGSMALQKLAPTSDAADEVIAKRLSAPFTMDTNDFLYQWESSKDYNPKELENIRAYVLAINSADDERNPPSLGVMERELPRIQHASLYLIPESEETVGHGTTARAKWWKAAFAEFLQTVPAQGVSAEK
- a CDS encoding GntP family permease gives rise to the protein MLGVLLAIFFAALVFVLVSIIKFKLHPFLALLLGGLLMGILAGMPLDKTAAAMAAGFGGTMQGIGIIIVLGVALGTLLHVSGCTSQIAALLLRVTGTQNTPMAIALTGYIVSIPVFFDAAFVILVNLVKTLSRQGRVPFATLVTALAVGLITTHAMVIPTPGPIAVAATMGVNIGWFLFYAIIASLAGVLVGGVIYGKYLGTREEYKNDFANAFDDELSEEEEREKSVETKKLPSGELGIFLIFFPIVIILTGTVAGMFLEKGTAAHMFFTFIGDKNIALLLGLFMGFFCLRDYLTDSFNDLVNEACTQSGIILAITGAGGAFGKIINETGIGKQLVEGMTGLTDGTGALILVAAFIISQVLRAAQGSTTVALVTTAAIFAPVVTGLEGVSPLLAALAICAGGIGLSLPNDSGFWVVNRFGKFDVPGTMRVWTVGGTISGVTALIVVLILSMFTTSLPGLL
- a CDS encoding cyclase family protein, with the translated sequence MFMFLSHPLDPKDLAWPGEPVVKTKQCTDVCEKTPFASFITELPNHCGTHMDAPRHFVKDGLSINQLDIDYFCHEEVAVLDIPKGLAEGVTKEDLEPFADVLRHVSAALIRTGLERYRTEEPTVYQHEGSYIAPSAGDYLTETFPNLRVIGMDFLAVGSPSTKVPESESPVHCHQHLLGYHTGKFCTAIEDMHLSEVPKGKKIKRFFNAPLRIVGLDSSQVVCIAEIED
- a CDS encoding MIP/aquaporin family protein; protein product: MEHFQQYLGEFVGTAFFMILGLGTIANISLKKSGMYGAGGLMAACGWGLGMVAVAAIFAPLTGAHVNPAVTIGFLIGGDFPLEMVPGYFIAQFLGAYVGAVIVWFVWKDHLDEEPEAGAKLGVFATAPSIRNPLRNCLAEATATFSLMFIILSLSHLQPAGGVALFFVFAGVAGGVMAFAGLTGYAINPARDLAPRIVHAMLPIRGKGNSDWSYAWVLH
- a CDS encoding four-carbon acid sugar kinase family protein, encoding MKVSKDELFAKIPAVDEAKVDAALNEERRGFDRKIIVLDDDPTGVQTVNGIHVYTDWSPESIAEGFAEGNAMFFILTNSRAFQAAETEAEHRTIAARVAAESKRTGKQFMLISRSDSTLRGHYPLETETLAHALEESGERIDGEVLMPFFKEGGRFTIGDVHYVQEGADLTPAGETEFARDKTFGYTASNMKAYIEEKTKGAFRAADVVSISLDDLRAVRVDEITAQLTAVRDFRKVVVNAVDYVDVKVFAIAMMRAMKAGKNFLFRTAAAWTKVIGGVADKPLLGRDELVVKGNTNGGLIIIGSHVKKTTEQFEKLRELSAVKFIEFNHMFVLDPPKLAEELRRVIAEAENAIRSGVTVAVYTGRKRFDAGSEEESLRVSVQISDAITSIVRRLSVQPAFLIAKGGITSSDVGTKGLSVRRALVLGQVAPGIPVWQTGAESKFPGMSYIIFPGNVGAATTLRDVTAMLGNH
- the garR gene encoding 2-hydroxy-3-oxopropionate reductase codes for the protein MKNVGFIGLGIMGKPMVRNLLKAGFAVTAFDVATDAVQAMAAEGAKAASSAKEAATGADMVITMVPSGPIVRTILSGADGVFAGAAKGTIIADMSSVTPVESKEFAAMAAEHGCSFLDAPVSGGEPGAVDGSLAIMVGGDAAVLQEARPVFAAMGKTITLVGPSGSGSVTKLANQVIVNLNIAAVSEALILATKAGADPKKVYEAIRGGLAGSTVLDAKAPMMYSRNFKPGGPIAINLKDITNVMDTAKGMELPLILTGVLQQIMHSLKATGHLMDDHSGIVQFYENISGVVVKSNEV
- a CDS encoding GntR family transcriptional regulator → MANVLKKVSYKDQVYQYLKAALIKGELRTGEIYSEQQLADQLNVSRTPVREAVMQLMHEGMLEVRANRGWTVRPVSEDDLREIVAARIAVEGYSIRWLTAEAPESVRQRTLALLGAVQERSRTYIADDHMHYEFMRLDTEFHTLLVSATENSYLIRIHEQMRTKLEQAVFTSLHHTRRHAQAWEEHAAILSAVGRRDEADAMRTFMVHMRATARVFGVTQ
- a CDS encoding trimeric intracellular cation channel family protein gives rise to the protein MIAEDLWRLFDIIGTLAFAVSGALVGLSRRMDIFGISVLALATAVGGGMVRDLLVGLTPPMALRDTTNFLLSVGVALATSFLYQWTALHRMRRQRLLTMFNISDTIGLAAFTITGALTGVRFGGEDSYVLPILLAATTAVGGGMIRDVLAQRMPVVLYAEVYAAASLVGAFVFCTLRFTLGVEADSWLAFALVLVIRFAAIHWNWSLYHPRPPRRYRDGRTEE